The following are from one region of the Methanohalobium evestigatum Z-7303 genome:
- a CDS encoding sugar phosphate nucleotidyltransferase, with the protein MKGLIPAAGSGTRLGPFTHAMPKELLPVGDKAVIEHVVESFVKAGIDDIIIVVSPNKHGLSDYFGSGERFGVDITYVVQDDRLGLANAVAAGEHVVNGSPVAVVLGDNFFSPDTILQDLKQFHEDNNADATVGVMEVLDVTRHGIIQTDGNNIVDLIEKPEVGEAPSKLGIAGMYVFEPEIFDAISDTKPGYKDEYQLTDSIKVMVEQGKNVVYREIGGIHIDVGTPEDLMKANEYYLKNNNKTKK; encoded by the coding sequence ATGAAGGGGTTGATACCAGCAGCTGGGAGCGGAACTCGTTTAGGTCCGTTTACTCATGCGATGCCGAAAGAACTGTTGCCTGTAGGGGATAAAGCGGTTATCGAACACGTGGTAGAATCATTCGTAAAAGCCGGGATAGATGACATTATTATAGTTGTAAGTCCGAATAAACACGGGTTATCCGATTACTTCGGTTCAGGTGAGCGGTTCGGTGTGGATATAACTTATGTTGTCCAGGATGATAGATTGGGACTCGCAAACGCAGTTGCAGCCGGTGAACATGTGGTCAACGGTTCTCCTGTTGCGGTCGTTTTGGGTGACAATTTTTTCTCACCTGATACCATCCTGCAGGATCTAAAACAGTTCCATGAAGATAACAATGCCGATGCCACCGTTGGTGTCATGGAAGTGTTAGATGTTACTCGCCACGGTATCATTCAAACAGATGGTAACAATATCGTGGATTTGATCGAGAAACCCGAAGTTGGCGAAGCACCGAGTAAACTGGGTATCGCTGGTATGTATGTTTTCGAACCTGAGATATTCGATGCTATCAGTGATACAAAACCCGGCTACAAGGATGAGTACCAGCTCACAGATTCAATCAAAGTGATGGTGGAGCAGGGGAAAAACGTTGTCTACAGGGAAATCGGCGGTATCCATATCGATGTTGGAACTCCTGAAGATCTGATGAAAGCTAACGAGTATTATCTTAAAAATAACAATAAAACCAAGAAATAA